DNA from Methanobrevibacter sp.:
TCTTTATCAAATTTTCACTTATGTAAAGAATAAAGAGATAGAATTATCAAATCAAGACCATGAAATAGCAGGTATGTTATTATATGCCGGAACTAAAGAGAAGATACAACCAGATGTTAGTTACAAAATGAGCGGAAATGAAATAAGTGTCAATACACTTGATTTGTATTGTGATAACTTTAAAGATATCAAAAATCAATTAGATAAGATAGTAGAAAATTATTTTGGCATAATATCAGATAAAGATTATTTATAAATATATTTTGTGAGAAAATAAATGAGGGGGCATTGTGACCTTAAAAATCTTAATCTTTTTTACTTTATTTTTTAATTAAATAAAAATAACATAACCTTATTAACTGTTAATTTAAAAATAGCTACAATCAATTTAATAAAATCTGAATTAAAAAATATTATTTTTAATCTAGAGCATATAGCTACTTTTTTATCAAAACTTCTTTTTTTAATCATTTCCTTAATTTTTAAATACTTTACTAAACCAATATATTCTTATATAGTTTGTTTTCAATTGAAAACTTGCAAAAAAAGTAAAATAAAGCCTTGGTGGAGAAACATGGAAATTATCAAGCAAAAGCAAACCCCGAAAAGAAGTTTCAAGAGAAGTTTAATAGTATTTATTGGAAATATCATAGGAATCTACCTGATAAGCTTTTTAGGATTAGGAGTCAAGATCAGCTCATTTGATGACATATTCCTTCTAGTCTTATTCATAGGTTTGGTAAATGCAATCCTATGGCCTGTGCTGACAAGAATAGCAATGCCATTCCTGGTCCTGACTTTCGGATTCGGAACATTGATATTGAACGGAATTCTCCTTGAGATGCTTGCACCATTGTTTTCCATAGAAATCCACGGCCTTGCAACAATCCTTGCCCCGCTAGGAATGGCTGCTGTGACAACCTTGCTTTCCTCATTGATAACAATTGATGATGACAGCTCATATTACCGTTCTGTTTTTAATGATGCCAAAAAGAATAGAAAAGATGAAGTCAAGGATTATCCTGGAGTGATAATCGTTGAAATCGACGGGCTTGCATATGAAGTGCTACGGGAAGCTGTCGAAAGGGGAGAGATGCCAACAGTCAAGGAAATGATTGAGAGCAATGAGTACAATCTTAGAATGTGGGAAACCGACTTGTCTTCACAAACCGGTGCAAGCCAGGCGGGAATCCTTCATGGAAACAATGAAGGCATCGTTGCATTCAGATGGATAGAAAAGGGCAACGGCAATCAGATGATGCAATGTTCCGGAATCACCAAAGTGCCTGAACTGGAAGAGAGGATTTCAAATGGAGATGGATTGCTTGTGGATAATGGAGCAAGCAGATCCAATCTATTCTCAGGCGATACCGACAATGTGATATTTACTTTCAGCAAGATAATGGATTTCAAGAAACTCTACAACAAGGCATGGTACTCAGTATTTTCCAATCCAAGCAATTTCGCACGTATCATCTCCCTGTTTCTCGCAGATATGGCACGCGAGGTCTGGTCTCAAATCACCCATTCCCTAAGGAATGTCACCCCTAGAATAAAACGGGGAATAATCTACATTCCAACAAGAGCCGCCACAAACGTCTTCATGAGGGAAATCAACACTTCAACACTAATCGGAGACATGATGATAGGGGATGTTGATGTTGCATACTCAACATATCTTGGCTATGACGAGATAGCCCACCACTCCGGAGTCAGGGACAGTGATGCATGGATTGCCTTAAGGCAGATGGACAGGCAGATCAAACACCTGATTGATGCCAACAAGTATTCCCCAAGGGACTACCAGTTCGTGATTCAATCAGACCACGGCCAGACAAACGGAGCCACATTTACCCAGAGATATGGAGAAAGCTTTGAAGACTTTGTCAAGTCCCTGCTTCCTGAAGACATGTCTGTCTTTGCAAAAATGAATTCCAATGACGACCATTTTGTAAAGGACTACACCCCATTTGCAAGAAAGGAGAAGAAAATAGCCGAAGAGAATAAGGAAGCACAGGAATTAAGTGACTCTGAAGTCATCGTATTGGCTTCAGGAAACCTTGCAATGATTTACCTGACACAATGGAGCCAGAGACTGACATATGAGGAAATCAACAGCTATTTCCCTGAACTGATACCTGGCATTATAAACAATGAATATGTCGGTTTCATTCTAGTGCGTTCCAGAGAACATGGGGACCTGGCAATTGGAAAGAATGGAACATACTATCTTGACAACGACAAAATTGATGGGGAAAACCCTCTTCTCGGATTTGGAGACAATATCGTCAGACATTTGAAAAGGACAAGCTCATTTGAGCATACTCCTGATATTCTGGTCAACAGCTTTTATGATGAGGAGGCCGATGAGGTATGCGCATTTGAGGAATTGGTTGGAAGCCATGGAGGAGCAGGCGGAGACCAATCCAAGCCATTCATATTATATCCTTCAAGCTGGAATGTCAGTGATGATGATATAATAGGTGCTGAAAGCATTTATAAGCTGTTGAAGGATAATTTGGCTGAATTGAAGAGCTAGTTGGGGGTTTAATTAAAAAATTCATAACAATCATCGGAAAAATTTTTGTCTATAACCCTATAAACTGGAAGTAAATACAAGAGATATTAAAAAAAATTTTTTCTCCATAACCCCTGTAAACTGGAAGTAAATACATGATAAAATAAATGAGATTTTTTAATAAAATTTTTTTATTGATAAAAGAGATATTTACTTGAAAGGCGATTTTCATGACAGATACAATATCACAAGACAAATATTCAAAGGAATTAATCGAATTGGATTTTCCGGAAAAACTACTGGCTAGTCCGGAAAGTGGAAATTTGTTGGAATATTGCAAAAAGCATGACATGAAATATTTAAAAAAGTCTGACGGACTCCTTGTCAATGTAAAGTTCGACAAGCATTTCAAAGTATCCGAATGCATCAAAATGAGAAATAAATTAAGCCGCAAAGGACATTTATATGATAAGGAAGACATCAAACTGCCTTTGGAAAATATTAATCTACTGAGGTCTAAAATCGAAGAAAAAGCATTTATTCTAATATCAAGCCCCTTAGAAGATTTAAATAGGAGTAATGGATTTGAAAACTATCCCTATGACATCTATGTGATTGATCCTGGTTTTCTGGATTATTATGCTTTCATTGAAGAAGGTTCAAGACAAGAAGAGAAGGTCAATTATGCTTTTACAAATGCGGAACAATCACAAATTCAACATGTAAATGAAATGATATATCAAGACACTGGATTGTCTGATGTATTTAAAAAATACATTTTTTAAAAAAAAAATAATTAAAAACCATTCACTATTTTTAAAAAATAATTCACCATACTTTAAAATCCATAAAACACTTAAAAAAAATTTAAACTAATCATTACAAATAGTAAACACCTAATTAAATACACACATCAAACCAAATCGAATCCAAAATTTCTTTTATAGCCCTCGCAAAAAAAAGACCCAACAAAAGTTTAAATTAAAAGGGTATCTGAAAAATATGGCCAATCATTGTTTACTATATAAAACTATACATAATTTTCTCCGATAATTTTGCTTATTTTTTACTATATCAACCTAATTTTACAATTTAATGATAATATTGACTTTAAAATTTAGAAAATCTTTATATAAGATTATATATAGATTATTTTTTAAAAAAAAAGAAAAAATGCAATAAAAAAATATATGCAAATGCAATAAAATAAATACATTTTACAAGGGCATTATAAGAGATTGATATGGTGTGCAATAATGAATTATATATACATTGATGAATCAGGAGATTTAGGGAATGATTCTAATTATTTAATCATGGGAGCCATAATAACAGATGACAAAGACAAGCTAGATAGAATAATAAAAAAAGCCAGAAGAAACTATAAACGGAAATTAGGCAATTCTACTGAAATAAAAGGAACAAAAACCAGACGCAACATTAAGAAAAAAATTCTAAAGGAGTTAAATAAAATAGATTATCAGTTAGTTATAATTGTTTTTGAAAAGAAACACAAATATAAAATTAATTATCATCATAATAACAACTTATTATACAATATAATAGCTTCAAAGCTTGCTCCAAAACTACCTATCACAAACAAGACATCCATAATAATAGATAAATCAAAAAATAAAGAAAAGGATCAGCGAGAGTTCAATGACTTATTTTTAAACAATTTAAATAATCCCAAAAACCATCCGGTAACTATAAAGCACGAAGATTCAAAAAGAGAAAAAGGACTTCAAATAGCTGATCTGTTATCATGGTCAGCATATCAAAGCATTGAACATGAAAATGATGAATTTATAAAATTAATCACAAATAAAACTATAAAAAAAGTATTTGAAGATTGAAGAACCCCAATGCCGAAATAATGTCGCCTCCCGTGGAGACAAAGCTTAGAGGGGCTGAACCTCAATTGAAGTTTTTACCTCCTACATCTTACAATTAAATATTTATACATAGACCATATTTAAACCTTTGCATATGATTTGTTTTAATTTACCATATAAAACTATACATAATTTTCTCCCATAATTTTACTTATTTTAATGATGAAAAAATCTAAAAGAGTTTTGCAGTAACTTAAAAATTATATAAGAAAATACGATTTTCTGGGCAAGCAAATTAATAAAAAGATACATCCAGAGCATAATAACCGTAATATTTCGAATGCTTACTTAAGTGGTTCAAGTTTGAATTCATAAGCATGATTTAAAAACAATTCACTATTTTTAAGTTAAATTATTTAACTAATCATATTTAACAATGTTTAAATATACAATACAATAAAAATAATAATATCTTTTAATCGATTGTATTAAAAGGGAGGAAAACAAATGAATAAAAAGATATTCGCTATAGCTATAATAACAATAATGTTTGGAATGCTAGCTGTAAGTGCCGCAACTCTTGAAGAAGAGGACTTCGGCAATTTCACACTAGAAGTTCCTGCCAATGCAGATTTCACAAAACAAACAGTCATACCTGCTGGAACAGTATTTCACATATCATCAGGAAGCAGCCTTTCAGATTCCATAAACGAAGTTGCCAGCGATCCTAAAAAGACCCACACAATGTGGGAGGATGAAAGCATTGACTTGTGCATAGAATACGTCATATTCTCCGAAGACAACTACACAGACTATGAAGATGCAATGGACAAGCTCTTCAACGGCTCCAGCAAGATAAAAGAAGAGAATGGATTGTATATATACGAGTTGCCTTCAAAAAATGACTATGACTATGCAGTTTGCAAGGTCTCCGAAGGATTCCTGTTTACATCAGGAGATGAGATGGTTATTGTAAGAGGCAATGACCTTGATGAATTAAAGGAGATAGCTGCTACTGCCAAGTTCAAATAAAATACTTTATTTTTTTATTATTTCTTCTTTTTTTGCTTAAAACTTTCCACATAAAAAATTAATTAAGGTTTTATTTTTAATTTATAACGTTAACCTATTTTTATAGATAATTAAGACAAAATTTTCAATAGACGATTTCAGAAGTTTGAATGCTTCCAAGGGACAATCAAAGGATTCCAATAGTCTGAAGAAGGAAACAGACAATTCCATTAACCATTATCATGATGAAAAGCATGTTCTAAGGGCATACGCCTCTCCATCAATATATGATTCAAGTCCTGCAATAAAGATCTTCTTTAAAAACATAAAGGAAGAGATAAAATATAAAAAGGAATCACAATATCTCAGAGACACCCTTTCACTGGTTCAAAACAAGAACAGCCTTGCAGTCTTATTTAAAAGCGATTCAAAAAGGGATGAGAATTCAGTTTACGAGGAGAGCCTCATCAACGACAGGATGGAGCGCATGGATTCATTCCTCTTTGACGAGGGGCATGATGATGAAAGCTTCACAGACATGCTCTCCAGGAAAACAACTTATTCCAGCGGCATCTACAATATTCTCGATTTGGATTCCAGATTCCACAGCCTCGATGATATTGACATTATGGAATACATTATAGATGCAGACAGACAGAACCTCCTCGACGAGCTTGAAAGCCTTTCAAAAAACT
Protein-coding regions in this window:
- a CDS encoding DUF3800 domain-containing protein, which codes for MNYIYIDESGDLGNDSNYLIMGAIITDDKDKLDRIIKKARRNYKRKLGNSTEIKGTKTRRNIKKKILKELNKIDYQLVIIVFEKKHKYKINYHHNNNLLYNIIASKLAPKLPITNKTSIIIDKSKNKEKDQREFNDLFLNNLNNPKNHPVTIKHEDSKREKGLQIADLLSWSAYQSIEHENDEFIKLITNKTIKKVFED
- a CDS encoding phage holin family protein, producing MEIIKQKQTPKRSFKRSLIVFIGNIIGIYLISFLGLGVKISSFDDIFLLVLFIGLVNAILWPVLTRIAMPFLVLTFGFGTLILNGILLEMLAPLFSIEIHGLATILAPLGMAAVTTLLSSLITIDDDSSYYRSVFNDAKKNRKDEVKDYPGVIIVEIDGLAYEVLREAVERGEMPTVKEMIESNEYNLRMWETDLSSQTGASQAGILHGNNEGIVAFRWIEKGNGNQMMQCSGITKVPELEERISNGDGLLVDNGASRSNLFSGDTDNVIFTFSKIMDFKKLYNKAWYSVFSNPSNFARIISLFLADMAREVWSQITHSLRNVTPRIKRGIIYIPTRAATNVFMREINTSTLIGDMMIGDVDVAYSTYLGYDEIAHHSGVRDSDAWIALRQMDRQIKHLIDANKYSPRDYQFVIQSDHGQTNGATFTQRYGESFEDFVKSLLPEDMSVFAKMNSNDDHFVKDYTPFARKEKKIAEENKEAQELSDSEVIVLASGNLAMIYLTQWSQRLTYEEINSYFPELIPGIINNEYVGFILVRSREHGDLAIGKNGTYYLDNDKIDGENPLLGFGDNIVRHLKRTSSFEHTPDILVNSFYDEEADEVCAFEELVGSHGGAGGDQSKPFILYPSSWNVSDDDIIGAESIYKLLKDNLAELKS